From one Shewanella sp. GD04112 genomic stretch:
- the lexA gene encoding transcriptional repressor LexA, with the protein MRPLTPRQAEILELIKRNIAETGMPPTRAEIATRLGFKSANAAEEHLKALAKKGCIEIMPGTSRGIRLPVEEEDNSESGLPLIGQVAAGEPILAQEHVEQYYQVDPSMFHPAADFLLRVRGDSMKNIGILEGDLLAVHKVQQARNGQVVVARVDDDVTVKRFEKKGNLVYLHAENEDYSPIKVDLSFQSLTIEGLAVGVIRNGDWL; encoded by the coding sequence TAAACGTAATATTGCCGAGACTGGCATGCCACCCACCCGGGCCGAAATCGCCACCCGTTTGGGTTTTAAAAGTGCAAATGCCGCCGAGGAACACCTTAAGGCATTGGCGAAAAAAGGCTGCATCGAGATCATGCCTGGCACTTCCCGCGGGATCCGCCTCCCAGTTGAGGAAGAAGATAACAGCGAATCTGGCTTACCACTGATTGGTCAAGTGGCTGCGGGCGAACCTATCCTCGCCCAAGAGCATGTCGAACAGTATTATCAAGTCGACCCCAGCATGTTCCACCCAGCCGCCGATTTCTTGCTGCGCGTCAGAGGCGACAGTATGAAGAACATCGGTATCCTCGAAGGGGATCTGCTCGCCGTTCATAAGGTACAGCAAGCGCGCAATGGCCAAGTAGTTGTTGCTCGCGTTGACGATGATGTAACAGTTAAACGCTTTGAAAAGAAAGGGAATCTCGTTTATCTACATGCTGAAAATGAAGATTACTCCCCGATTAAAGTCGATTTAAGTTTCCAAAGTCTAACAATTGAAGGGCTCGCCGTAGGGGTGATCCGCAATGGAGATTGGCTATGA
- a CDS encoding SulA-like leucine-rich domain-containing protein: MNKLLGNAPRHPGLWLDAVRETDTDWQHTPIITMPTESQGRQELMQLSKQLAQLSQQGRWVVLINPPSIGYKQLLASAGVRMDRILLVHAKDEVETLWAMEKALTSGTSSAVITWIHSLDARDNRRLQIVAKSARAMGIVLEGVVNHSPTDATLKQPAHFAQGSFFSSVH, encoded by the coding sequence ATGAACAAACTACTAGGTAATGCCCCGCGTCACCCCGGTTTATGGCTCGATGCGGTACGCGAAACCGATACAGACTGGCAGCATACGCCTATCATCACTATGCCCACCGAGAGCCAAGGGCGCCAAGAGCTAATGCAACTTAGCAAACAATTGGCACAATTGAGCCAACAAGGCCGCTGGGTCGTGCTCATCAACCCACCCAGTATTGGCTACAAGCAGTTACTGGCCAGCGCCGGCGTGCGTATGGATCGCATACTCTTAGTCCATGCGAAAGATGAAGTGGAAACCCTGTGGGCCATGGAAAAAGCCTTAACTAGCGGCACTTCCAGCGCAGTAATTACTTGGATCCACTCACTCGATGCCCGCGACAATCGTCGTTTGCAAATTGTGGCCAAGAGCGCCCGCGCCATGGGAATCGTGCTAGAAGGTGTCGTAAATCACTCACCTACGGACGCGACACTCAAGCAACCTGCTCACTTTGCCCAAGGTAGTTTTTTTAGCTCTGTTCATTAA
- the coxB gene encoding cytochrome c oxidase subunit II, producing the protein MKQWLYCLLVVLFAPPLAAADMRFNMTPGVTEISGKVYHLHMTILYICCAIGLVVFGVMIYAMINHRKSKGAVASHFHESTKVEIAWTIIPFVILILMAIPATKTLIAMEDPSNADLTVKVTGSQWKWHYSYFDQDIDFYSILATPRPQIEGSEAKGEHYLLEVDKPLVLPINRKIRFLMTSEDVIHSWWMPAFAVKKDANPGFINEAWTRIDKPGIYRGQCAELCGKDHGFMPIVVQALPEAEFDAWVVEQKQAANAAAQAAQAALSQTLTKEELMAQGEQVYLGHCAACHQPNGEGLQGVFPHLKGSPIATGPLSGHLEIVLNGKAGTAMQAFGKQLTTQEIAAVITYERNAWGNNTGDAVQAKDVDAHKSGGTNSEPVATTPPPATTDAPKPATEPVASVDPASLPTLSHDELMAEGEKTYATICAACHQLTGAGMPPAFPALAGSAIATGPVANHIDIVMHGKPGTAMQAFGTQLTPQQLAAIITYERNAWGNNTGDTVQPADIARHGQ; encoded by the coding sequence GTGAAGCAATGGTTGTATTGTTTACTCGTGGTGCTATTCGCCCCACCGTTGGCCGCAGCGGACATGCGGTTCAACATGACCCCCGGCGTAACAGAAATCAGTGGCAAGGTTTATCACTTACACATGACGATTCTGTATATCTGCTGCGCGATAGGCCTAGTGGTTTTTGGCGTGATGATTTATGCCATGATCAACCACAGAAAATCCAAGGGCGCGGTCGCGTCTCACTTCCATGAGAGCACAAAAGTCGAAATCGCGTGGACGATTATTCCTTTTGTCATTCTGATCTTAATGGCGATTCCCGCCACGAAAACTCTGATTGCCATGGAAGATCCCAGTAATGCCGATCTCACGGTAAAAGTCACAGGTTCTCAATGGAAATGGCATTATAGCTACTTCGATCAAGATATTGATTTTTACAGCATTCTCGCAACACCAAGACCTCAAATCGAAGGAAGTGAAGCCAAGGGAGAGCACTACTTACTCGAGGTCGATAAACCCCTAGTATTACCCATCAATCGTAAAATCCGCTTCTTAATGACCTCAGAGGATGTCATTCACTCATGGTGGATGCCCGCCTTTGCGGTTAAAAAAGACGCTAACCCAGGTTTTATTAACGAGGCATGGACCCGTATCGACAAACCCGGCATTTACCGTGGCCAATGTGCCGAGCTTTGCGGTAAAGACCATGGTTTTATGCCGATAGTGGTGCAGGCATTACCCGAAGCCGAGTTCGATGCTTGGGTTGTAGAACAAAAACAAGCCGCCAATGCCGCAGCGCAAGCCGCACAAGCCGCGTTATCGCAAACACTGACAAAAGAAGAGCTGATGGCTCAGGGTGAGCAAGTTTACCTTGGTCACTGCGCGGCCTGTCACCAACCCAACGGTGAAGGTCTACAAGGAGTATTCCCGCACCTCAAAGGCAGCCCGATTGCGACCGGACCACTGAGCGGCCATCTTGAAATAGTGCTCAATGGTAAAGCGGGTACGGCCATGCAAGCCTTTGGCAAACAATTAACGACCCAAGAGATTGCCGCCGTGATTACCTATGAGCGTAATGCGTGGGGCAATAACACGGGGGATGCGGTGCAAGCCAAAGACGTTGATGCCCATAAATCCGGAGGCACCAATAGCGAACCAGTAGCAACGACTCCGCCTCCAGCAACCACCGATGCGCCAAAGCCAGCGACAGAACCCGTCGCCAGTGTCGACCCCGCGAGTCTTCCCACGCTTAGCCATGATGAACTGATGGCCGAAGGGGAAAAGACCTATGCCACGATTTGCGCCGCCTGCCACCAGCTAACGGGTGCAGGTATGCCTCCCGCCTTCCCCGCCCTTGCTGGCAGCGCTATTGCAACGGGTCCGGTCGCCAATCACATCGACATTGTGATGCACGGTAAACCGGGCACGGCGATGCAGGCATTTGGCACACAACTAACGCCACAACAGCTTGCCGCCATCATTACCTATGAGCGCAATGCGTGGGGCAATAATACTGGCGATACAGTGCAACCCGCTGATATTGCTCGCCATGGACAGTAG
- the ctaD gene encoding cytochrome c oxidase subunit I, with translation MSTLTQDQIAAHDEHHHGAPKGIMRWLLTTNHKDIGTLYLWFSFIMFLTGGAMAMVIRAELFQPGLQLVEPNFFNQMTTVHGLIMVFGAVMPAFTGLANWLIPMMIGAPDMALPRMNNWSFWILPFAFTILLSSLFMEGGGPNFGWTFYAPLSTTYSPDSTALFVFSIHIMGISSIMGAINVIVTIVNLRAPGMTWMKLPLFVWTWLITAFLLIAVMPVLAGAVTMVLTDKFFGTSFFEAAGGGDPVMFQHIFWFFGHPEVYIMILPSFGIISAIVPAFSRKPLFGYSSMVYATASIAILSFLVWAHHMFTTGMPVFAELFFMYCTMLIAVPTGVKVFNWVATMWRGSLSFETPMLFAVAFIILFTIGGFSGLMLAITPADFQYHDTYFVVAHFHYVLVTGAIFSIMAAAYYWLPKWTGHMYSEKLGQWHFWCSVISVNVLFFPMHFLGLAGMPRRIPDYSIQFADVNQIVSIGGFAFGLSQLIFLVLVIKCIRGGEKAPAKPWEGSEGLEWTLPSPAPYHSFTTPPEVK, from the coding sequence ATGAGCACACTGACTCAAGATCAAATTGCCGCCCATGATGAACACCATCACGGTGCACCTAAAGGCATCATGCGCTGGTTACTCACCACCAACCACAAGGACATTGGCACCCTGTACCTGTGGTTTAGTTTCATAATGTTTTTAACCGGTGGTGCGATGGCTATGGTGATCCGCGCCGAACTCTTTCAGCCAGGATTACAACTCGTTGAGCCTAACTTCTTCAACCAGATGACCACAGTTCATGGATTAATCATGGTATTCGGCGCCGTGATGCCGGCCTTTACAGGGCTGGCTAACTGGCTGATCCCGATGATGATTGGTGCGCCAGATATGGCGCTTCCACGGATGAACAACTGGAGTTTCTGGATCCTGCCCTTCGCCTTTACTATTTTACTGAGCTCACTGTTTATGGAAGGCGGCGGCCCTAACTTCGGTTGGACCTTCTACGCACCACTCTCGACCACTTATAGCCCTGACAGCACAGCATTATTTGTATTCTCTATTCATATCATGGGGATAAGTTCGATCATGGGTGCCATCAACGTGATCGTCACCATAGTCAACCTGCGCGCTCCCGGCATGACCTGGATGAAGTTACCGCTGTTTGTCTGGACTTGGCTGATTACCGCCTTCTTGCTGATCGCCGTTATGCCTGTGCTCGCTGGCGCCGTCACTATGGTGTTAACCGATAAGTTTTTCGGTACTAGCTTCTTCGAGGCGGCAGGTGGTGGTGATCCTGTGATGTTCCAGCATATCTTCTGGTTCTTCGGTCACCCCGAAGTCTACATCATGATTCTGCCTTCCTTCGGCATTATCTCCGCCATTGTTCCAGCTTTCAGCCGTAAACCATTATTCGGCTATTCATCCATGGTGTATGCCACGGCGAGTATTGCGATTCTGTCCTTCCTCGTGTGGGCGCACCATATGTTCACCACCGGCATGCCTGTGTTTGCTGAGTTGTTTTTTATGTACTGCACTATGCTGATTGCCGTGCCGACTGGGGTAAAAGTGTTTAACTGGGTAGCGACCATGTGGCGCGGCTCATTGAGTTTTGAAACCCCAATGTTGTTCGCGGTGGCCTTTATTATCCTGTTCACTATTGGCGGCTTCTCTGGCCTGATGCTCGCCATCACGCCAGCCGACTTCCAATACCACGATACTTACTTTGTGGTGGCTCACTTCCATTACGTGTTGGTTACTGGTGCGATTTTCTCCATCATGGCGGCGGCCTATTACTGGCTGCCAAAATGGACCGGCCATATGTACAGCGAAAAGCTCGGCCAGTGGCATTTTTGGTGCTCGGTGATTTCGGTCAATGTGTTGTTTTTCCCGATGCATTTCTTAGGTCTTGCGGGTATGCCAAGGCGTATTCCCGATTACTCGATTCAATTTGCCGATGTAAACCAAATCGTGTCGATTGGGGGTTTTGCCTTTGGTCTTTCTCAGCTGATTTTCCTCGTGCTGGTGATTAAGTGCATTCGGGGCGGTGAAAAGGCGCCCGCCAAACCTTGGGAAGGCAGCGAAGGCTTAGAGTGGACCCTACCCAGCCCTGCCCCCTACCACTCTTTCACCACGCCACCCGAGGTGAAATAA
- a CDS encoding cytochrome c oxidase assembly protein, translating to MQGQPHQPNIKSNRKLISLLVLGCLGMFGFGFALVPLYDVLCEKLGINGKTSNTASSYQAITVDKNRVVTVEFISQVQTGMPWKFEPQTKRLEVHPGELIHTAFLAQNVSNRAIVGQAIPSISPGQGAAYFNKTECFCFNQQHLAAASRAELPLIFFVDPQLPESIHTLTLSYTLYDITDKQLASAIEQGAAK from the coding sequence ATGCAAGGCCAACCCCATCAGCCCAACATCAAGTCCAACCGTAAGCTCATCAGCCTGCTGGTGCTGGGCTGCCTTGGGATGTTTGGCTTTGGGTTCGCCTTAGTGCCGCTCTACGATGTGTTGTGCGAAAAACTGGGGATTAATGGCAAAACCTCCAATACTGCCAGCAGTTATCAAGCGATCACTGTGGACAAGAACCGCGTGGTAACGGTGGAGTTTATCTCGCAGGTGCAGACCGGCATGCCGTGGAAATTTGAGCCACAAACGAAACGGCTCGAAGTGCATCCGGGAGAACTCATTCACACGGCATTCCTGGCGCAAAATGTCTCTAACAGAGCGATCGTTGGCCAGGCGATTCCTTCTATTTCGCCCGGACAAGGTGCGGCTTATTTCAATAAAACCGAATGTTTTTGTTTTAACCAACAACACTTAGCCGCCGCGAGTCGCGCCGAGCTGCCGTTGATCTTCTTCGTGGATCCTCAATTACCCGAGTCTATCCACACCTTAACCCTCTCTTACACCCTCTACGACATTACCGACAAGCAGTTAGCGTCTGCCATAGAGCAAGGAGCTGCAAAATGA
- a CDS encoding cytochrome c oxidase subunit 3 gives MTTKHETYYVPAQSAWPIVGAIGLFLIAFGAGHFVHQLKSSASGGGYILLAGIAVILFMLVGWFRTVIKESMTGLYSHQMDRSFRQGMSWFIFSEVMFFAAFFGALFYARMVAVPWLGGASNNAMTHEVLWPQFEAVWPLVTTPDGTKTEAMPWNGLPLVNTIVLLTSSVTLHFAHVSLEKGKRSAITLWLGLTILLGISFLALQAEEYSHAYHEMGLTLTSGVYGNTFFLLTGFHGMHVTLGTIFLLVLFFRVLKGHFSADKHFAFQAGSWYWHFVDVVWLCLFIFVYVL, from the coding sequence ATGACCACTAAACATGAGACTTACTACGTCCCCGCCCAGAGTGCTTGGCCGATTGTTGGTGCTATCGGCTTGTTTTTAATTGCCTTTGGGGCGGGACATTTTGTACATCAACTCAAATCTAGCGCTTCGGGTGGCGGCTATATTCTACTGGCAGGCATAGCCGTCATCCTGTTTATGCTGGTTGGTTGGTTTAGAACCGTGATCAAAGAATCGATGACGGGCCTCTATTCCCATCAGATGGATAGATCGTTTCGCCAAGGCATGAGCTGGTTTATCTTCTCCGAGGTGATGTTCTTTGCCGCCTTCTTCGGCGCCTTATTTTACGCCCGTATGGTCGCTGTGCCTTGGCTAGGCGGTGCCTCCAACAATGCCATGACCCACGAAGTCCTGTGGCCACAGTTCGAAGCCGTTTGGCCACTCGTCACCACGCCAGATGGCACCAAAACCGAAGCCATGCCATGGAATGGACTACCGCTAGTCAACACCATAGTGCTGCTAACCTCCTCAGTCACGCTGCATTTTGCCCATGTCAGCTTAGAAAAAGGTAAGCGTTCGGCCATCACCCTCTGGCTTGGGCTCACGATTTTGTTGGGAATTAGCTTCCTTGCTTTGCAAGCGGAGGAATATAGCCATGCCTACCATGAGATGGGGCTAACGCTCACCTCGGGCGTGTATGGCAACACCTTTTTCCTGCTGACGGGTTTCCACGGCATGCATGTCACCTTGGGCACTATCTTTCTATTAGTCTTGTTTTTCAGAGTGTTAAAAGGCCACTTTAGTGCGGATAAGCATTTTGCCTTCCAAGCGGGCAGTTGGTACTGGCACTTTGTCGACGTAGTTTGGCTCTGCCTATTTATCTTTGTTTATGTGCTTTAA
- a CDS encoding DUF2909 family protein — MNIPFIFKCVLVLLLLFIIFNLGRALIIMVKGDDQTADHPVPMSRYLGRRVMFSVLVILLLLVALGTGLLGLNPTP, encoded by the coding sequence ATGAACATCCCGTTCATTTTTAAGTGTGTTTTAGTACTGCTGTTACTGTTTATCATTTTTAACCTAGGCAGAGCCTTAATCATTATGGTTAAAGGTGACGATCAAACCGCTGATCACCCTGTGCCTATGAGCCGGTATTTGGGCCGTAGGGTGATGTTTTCTGTACTAGTGATCCTGCTCTTGCTGGTGGCTTTGGGGACTGGACTACTTGGTCTTAATCCCACGCCTTAA
- a CDS encoding SURF1 family protein: MINSNSSTKTHLKMNGMFIRYPYVLLTKLMGLPRYIWVHRAMLLLLILTVVVFVILVKLGLWQMDRAAEKTELLAQMEARQSAAALNPEQLIAELAKGGVTGYRLEVQASPVNPQIWLLDNQVYQGQVGYLAFQLLQISPENQANDAEQPWLLLELGFIAAKSHRDALPEVSPIVGEQVLTGRLYQKQINPLSHHLLAEPFTTEQGERIRFQNLNLPEMAQMLGHPILPAVLQPDALPQLQPAQALPHPWQPFPLSAQKHWGYALQWFAMATVFAGLMGWQGAKYLKKSRQLHRADKEATKTE, encoded by the coding sequence ATGATAAACAGTAACAGCAGTACTAAAACACACTTAAAAATGAACGGGATGTTCATACGCTATCCTTATGTTTTGCTGACCAAATTAATGGGGTTGCCAAGATACATTTGGGTGCATAGGGCAATGTTGTTACTGCTGATATTGACTGTGGTGGTATTCGTGATTTTGGTCAAGCTGGGTTTGTGGCAAATGGATAGGGCCGCGGAAAAAACCGAACTACTCGCACAAATGGAGGCCAGACAATCCGCTGCCGCACTCAATCCTGAGCAGCTCATCGCTGAATTGGCTAAAGGCGGCGTTACTGGCTATCGCCTTGAGGTTCAAGCCAGCCCCGTTAATCCACAAATCTGGTTACTCGACAATCAGGTCTATCAAGGGCAAGTGGGCTATCTCGCCTTTCAATTGCTGCAAATATCTCCTGAAAATCAGGCAAACGATGCTGAACAACCTTGGCTGTTACTCGAACTCGGTTTTATCGCCGCTAAATCCCACCGAGATGCCTTGCCCGAAGTCAGCCCCATAGTCGGTGAACAGGTTCTTACGGGCCGCCTCTATCAAAAACAGATTAATCCCTTGAGCCATCACTTATTGGCAGAACCCTTCACCACGGAACAAGGTGAACGGATTCGGTTTCAAAATCTCAATCTACCCGAGATGGCACAAATGTTAGGGCATCCCATTCTACCTGCGGTGTTACAACCCGATGCCTTACCCCAATTACAACCTGCGCAGGCCTTGCCCCACCCTTGGCAACCTTTCCCGCTCTCGGCCCAAAAACATTGGGGTTATGCATTGCAATGGTTTGCCATGGCAACTGTGTTTGCTGGGCTGATGGGTTGGCAAGGAGCAAAATACCTCAAAAAATCACGACAACTACATCGAGCCGATAAGGAAGCGACTAAGACCGAGTAA
- a CDS encoding COX15/CtaA family protein, with protein sequence MQLTWLLRVTIVFTLLVILMGAYTRLSDAGLGCPDWPGCYGHIKVPTHDHEISHAQTLFPDHDIHPEKAWLEMIHRYIAGALGILVLLILILCLKTSQAPKKLPLAIVLLIIFQAALGMWTVTMKLMPIVVMSHLIGGFSLLSLLLLLYLRTRPRRIFETADIHNQRVAGAGFNGSHGSRIGTSLKFLGQSKHLPKLALLSLVVLIGQIMLGAWTSSNYAALACTALPICEGNWMDNLAIADAFSPFQGQHPSFEFGVLDYHARMTIHIAHRVGAIITASLLLLLAYRLFFSTQLKALSLLLVALVILQVSLGISNVVMHLPLGIAVSHNGGAALLLLTLVAINYFLWRRAP encoded by the coding sequence ATGCAACTGACTTGGCTCCTACGCGTCACTATAGTCTTTACCCTGTTAGTGATTTTAATGGGGGCTTACACTCGGCTCTCGGACGCGGGACTTGGCTGCCCAGATTGGCCCGGTTGCTACGGCCATATCAAAGTGCCCACCCACGACCATGAAATCTCTCATGCCCAAACCCTGTTTCCAGACCACGATATCCATCCCGAAAAAGCCTGGCTCGAGATGATCCACAGGTATATCGCGGGCGCCTTGGGCATACTAGTGTTACTGATTTTGATCCTTTGCTTGAAAACATCCCAAGCCCCAAAAAAGCTGCCCTTAGCCATAGTGTTACTCATCATCTTTCAGGCGGCCTTGGGGATGTGGACTGTGACAATGAAATTAATGCCGATAGTTGTGATGTCCCATTTAATTGGCGGCTTTAGCTTGCTCTCGCTCCTGCTCTTGCTGTATCTGCGAACACGTCCGAGGCGAATTTTCGAAACCGCGGATATTCACAATCAGCGTGTTGCGGGCGCAGGATTTAATGGCTCCCATGGTTCGCGGATAGGCACGAGCCTTAAATTTCTCGGCCAGAGTAAACACTTACCGAAACTGGCGTTGCTGAGTCTGGTGGTGTTGATAGGTCAAATCATGCTCGGCGCTTGGACCTCCTCCAACTATGCCGCCCTCGCCTGCACGGCTCTGCCGATTTGTGAAGGCAATTGGATGGATAATCTCGCCATTGCCGATGCGTTTTCCCCTTTTCAAGGGCAACACCCAAGCTTTGAATTTGGCGTATTGGATTACCATGCCCGCATGACCATTCATATCGCCCACCGTGTTGGCGCCATCATTACCGCCAGTCTATTGTTGTTGCTCGCCTATCGGTTATTTTTCAGCACTCAGCTCAAGGCCCTAAGCCTATTGTTGGTCGCCTTAGTGATACTGCAAGTCAGTTTAGGGATTTCAAACGTGGTAATGCATTTACCACTAGGGATTGCCGTTTCCCACAATGGCGGCGCGGCACTGTTACTACTCACCTTAGTCGCGATTAACTATTTCCTTTGGCGCAGGGCACCTTAA
- the cyoE gene encoding heme o synthase — protein MAKPLSISSHPSVHLAWRAYFEMTKPKVVALMLLTVLVGMCLAMPTILPVKPLVAGLLGIAMMAGSAAALNHLIDRRIDGMMARTYNRPLPKGRVSATRALLFAALLGCLGFVILYVFTNPLTAWLTFASLIGYALIYTAYLKRATPQNIVIGGLAGAMPPLLGWTAVTNQFHGHALLLVIIIFLWTPPHFWALAIHRRAEYAKVDIPMLPVTHGVEFTKTCILLYTILLAMACLLPVLVGMSGPLYFVCSSLLSTGFIYKAWQLKYQDSEGLAMQVFRFSIYHLMLLFMALLLDHYLWA, from the coding sequence ATGGCAAAACCACTCTCTATCAGCAGTCACCCCAGTGTGCATTTGGCTTGGCGTGCCTATTTCGAGATGACCAAACCTAAGGTAGTGGCCTTAATGCTGCTCACCGTCTTAGTCGGTATGTGTTTAGCCATGCCCACCATACTGCCAGTTAAACCCTTAGTAGCAGGCCTACTCGGCATCGCCATGATGGCAGGTTCGGCCGCCGCCTTAAACCATCTGATTGATAGGCGAATCGACGGCATGATGGCACGCACCTATAACCGACCACTGCCCAAAGGCCGAGTCTCGGCGACGAGGGCGTTGTTGTTCGCGGCACTCTTAGGCTGCCTAGGTTTTGTGATCCTCTATGTTTTTACTAATCCGCTCACCGCTTGGCTGACCTTTGCCAGCTTGATTGGTTACGCCTTGATTTATACCGCCTATTTAAAACGGGCCACGCCACAAAACATTGTCATTGGCGGTTTAGCGGGTGCGATGCCGCCGCTCTTGGGTTGGACGGCGGTGACAAATCAATTCCATGGTCATGCGCTATTGCTCGTCATCATCATATTCCTGTGGACGCCGCCGCATTTTTGGGCTCTGGCGATTCACAGACGCGCAGAATATGCCAAAGTGGATATTCCCATGCTGCCCGTGACCCATGGGGTAGAATTTACTAAGACCTGTATCTTGCTCTATACGATTTTGCTGGCGATGGCTTGTCTATTGCCCGTACTAGTCGGGATGAGTGGACCGCTCTACTTTGTGTGCTCAAGCTTGCTCAGCACAGGATTTATTTATAAAGCGTGGCAGTTAAAGTATCAGGACAGCGAAGGGCTGGCGATGCAGGTGTTTCGTTTTTCGATTTATCATTTAATGTTGTTATTCATGGCATTACTGCTCGACCACTATCTTTGGGCTTAA
- a CDS encoding SCO family protein — protein MSNKILVIAILLIGLGGLFAVKFNPPKPVELESGFLFPEAFELAPFELVDQQQKPFTNANLNDQWSLFFIGFTYCPDVCPTTLNKLAAAYPELKKIAPIQIVFLSVDPKRDTPEKLLTYVNFFNPEFKAVTGEQTQIFPLTRSLGLTYAMVGEGDNYQVDHSAGYVLVSPQGTRVAVFKPTAALGKAPQVLNDALIGDFDKIVKSYKPK, from the coding sequence ATCTCCAACAAGATTTTAGTGATAGCGATTCTATTAATAGGGTTGGGCGGACTATTTGCAGTGAAGTTCAATCCACCTAAGCCCGTTGAGTTAGAGAGTGGTTTTTTGTTTCCCGAGGCGTTCGAGCTAGCGCCCTTTGAGCTTGTCGATCAACAGCAGAAACCCTTTACCAATGCGAATTTGAATGACCAATGGAGCCTATTCTTTATCGGCTTTACCTATTGCCCCGATGTCTGCCCGACCACCTTAAACAAGCTCGCCGCCGCCTATCCTGAGCTGAAAAAAATTGCGCCCATTCAAATCGTGTTTTTATCCGTGGATCCGAAGCGGGACACCCCAGAGAAACTCCTCACCTATGTGAATTTCTTTAATCCTGAGTTTAAGGCAGTGACGGGTGAGCAAACCCAAATCTTCCCCCTCACCCGCAGCCTAGGCCTCACCTATGCCATGGTCGGCGAAGGGGATAATTATCAAGTCGATCATAGTGCTGGCTATGTACTGGTTTCTCCCCAAGGCACGCGGGTCGCGGTGTTTAAACCCACCGCAGCCTTAGGTAAAGCCCCTCAAGTACTCAACGACGCCTTGATCGGCGACTTCGATAAAATCGTTAAAAGCTACAAACCTAAATAG
- a CDS encoding polysaccharide deacetylase family protein — protein sequence MVKRALLALLGLMTFSAHAVVILQYHHVSETTPAATSVTPAQFREQMQFLADDGFKVIPLSQVVEAIKNKQDLPAKTVAITFDDGYRSIATTAHPILKEFGFPYTLFVAIEPIKQKFTEMMAWEDLIKLSKEGADIANHSWAHEHLIRKLDNESQSQWLARIKANILDTENAIREATGQNFKMLAYPYGEYNQAIQDMLTDNGFVAFGQQSGAAGPYSPLTALPRFPVAGQYADLKSLKAKLYSLNMPVLEQTPSDPELKGGHWRPELKVKLDMSDISAKQVMCYIQGQGAKTPTWNSDNEFSIQADLALPAGRSRYNCTAPSKTRNGYYWFSQAWVRPKDDGTWVKE from the coding sequence ATGGTTAAACGTGCGTTATTAGCACTCTTAGGGCTGATGACTTTCTCGGCCCATGCTGTGGTCATTTTACAGTATCACCATGTGTCAGAAACCACGCCGGCGGCGACTAGCGTCACGCCTGCACAATTTCGTGAGCAAATGCAGTTTCTGGCGGACGATGGTTTTAAGGTAATCCCCTTGTCGCAGGTGGTTGAGGCGATCAAAAACAAGCAAGATTTACCCGCCAAAACGGTGGCGATCACCTTCGATGATGGTTATCGCAGCATCGCGACCACAGCGCACCCTATCCTAAAGGAATTTGGTTTTCCCTACACCCTATTTGTGGCAATTGAGCCGATTAAACAAAAGTTTACCGAGATGATGGCTTGGGAAGATCTGATTAAGCTCTCCAAGGAAGGGGCCGACATCGCTAACCACAGCTGGGCCCATGAGCATCTGATCCGCAAACTCGACAATGAATCCCAAAGCCAATGGCTAGCGCGAATTAAAGCCAATATTCTAGACACCGAAAACGCGATTCGTGAGGCGACTGGACAGAACTTTAAAATGCTGGCCTATCCCTATGGCGAATACAATCAGGCGATTCAGGATATGTTAACCGACAATGGCTTCGTTGCCTTTGGTCAGCAGTCAGGTGCGGCTGGTCCCTATTCACCACTCACGGCGCTGCCGCGTTTCCCGGTGGCGGGGCAATATGCAGATCTAAAAAGCCTAAAAGCCAAGTTATACAGCCTCAATATGCCAGTGCTTGAGCAAACGCCTAGCGATCCTGAGCTTAAGGGCGGGCATTGGCGCCCCGAACTTAAGGTTAAGCTGGATATGAGCGATATTTCGGCCAAGCAAGTCATGTGTTATATCCAAGGGCAAGGCGCTAAAACACCAACTTGGAACAGTGATAATGAATTTAGTATTCAAGCCGATTTAGCCCTGCCAGCGGGTCGCTCGCGCTACAATTGCACGGCACCAAGCAAGACGCGCAACGGCTATTACTGGTTTTCGCAGGCATGGGTGAGACCCAAAGACGACGGCACTTGGGTTAAAGAGTAA